Proteins encoded within one genomic window of Actinomycetota bacterium:
- a CDS encoding hotdog domain-containing protein, with protein MSEPAPGLRGESRRAVTQELTAEHLGSGDVPVFGTPALLALLEEAAVTALRGSIPEGSTSVGTWVELEHLAPSRVGAEVHAVAQLTSVEGRALSFDCEAYEGERLIGRARHRRAVVDRARFLG; from the coding sequence ATGAGCGAACCAGCACCGGGACTTCGCGGGGAATCCCGCCGCGCGGTGACGCAAGAACTCACGGCCGAGCATCTTGGATCCGGCGACGTTCCCGTGTTCGGAACGCCGGCGCTACTCGCACTGTTGGAAGAAGCGGCCGTCACCGCGCTTCGCGGCTCGATCCCCGAGGGCTCGACCAGCGTCGGGACGTGGGTCGAGCTGGAGCACCTCGCGCCTTCACGCGTTGGAGCCGAAGTCCACGCCGTCGCCCAACTCACCTCGGTCGAGGGACGAGCACTCTCTTTCGACTGCGAAGCCTACGAAGGCGAACGACTGATCGGGCGAGCCCGCCACCGGCGCGCGGTCGTCGACCGCGCGCGCTTCCTTGGCTAA
- a CDS encoding leucyl aminopeptidase — MPTVTVSRERPQDAACDVLALPVFAGPVFGSGAKEVAAALGAELETLVEDGPLLGKRFTGALGEVVAITTLGKLPAKQVLFVGVGEKSEAKLAVARKAGAVVARKCGGAKTIATTVPQAFKGPAEAIAGAFVEGFLLASYRFERYKAKQEGKPNRVESLAIIGGKTLDTRKAKAAFERAAIVVDATNLARDLVNTPSGDKSPAFLAEQARALGGKGLKVKVFDETELEAKGFGGILAVGRGSAKPPRLVEIRWDPAGATKTVAIVGKGITFDSGGINLKPSEGLDWMKMDMGGAAAVLGVMKAVAVLKPKVAVRGYIASAENMPDGNATRPGDVVRHYGGKTVEVGNTDAEGRLVLADAIVYARERGADLIVDIATLTGACMIAVGHHIFGVMGSSKTDVRRVLDAAERAGEPAWELPLFPGYRSALDSDIADLRNITNKNIGGGAITAGLFLKEFADDTPWVHLDIAGPAKTDADDFERPKGATGVGVRTLLELVTSL; from the coding sequence ATGCCGACGGTTACCGTCTCCCGAGAGCGCCCCCAGGACGCAGCGTGCGACGTGCTCGCCTTGCCCGTATTCGCCGGTCCTGTGTTCGGGTCGGGCGCCAAAGAAGTCGCCGCGGCCTTGGGCGCCGAGCTTGAGACGCTGGTTGAGGACGGTCCGCTGCTCGGCAAGCGTTTCACCGGCGCCCTCGGAGAGGTCGTCGCCATCACGACTCTCGGGAAGTTGCCGGCAAAGCAAGTTCTCTTTGTCGGTGTCGGCGAGAAGTCCGAGGCCAAGCTCGCGGTCGCGCGCAAGGCCGGCGCGGTCGTCGCTCGCAAGTGTGGCGGGGCCAAGACGATCGCCACGACGGTTCCTCAGGCCTTCAAGGGGCCTGCCGAGGCGATTGCCGGTGCGTTCGTCGAAGGATTCCTTCTGGCCTCCTACCGGTTCGAGCGATACAAGGCCAAGCAGGAAGGCAAGCCGAACCGCGTCGAGTCGCTGGCGATCATCGGGGGCAAGACCCTCGACACGCGCAAGGCCAAGGCTGCGTTTGAGCGCGCGGCGATCGTGGTCGATGCGACCAACCTCGCACGCGACCTCGTGAACACTCCTTCCGGAGACAAGAGCCCGGCGTTCCTAGCCGAGCAGGCGCGCGCGCTCGGAGGCAAGGGTCTGAAGGTGAAGGTCTTCGACGAAACTGAGTTGGAGGCGAAGGGATTCGGCGGGATTCTTGCCGTCGGGCGTGGCTCGGCGAAACCGCCGCGACTCGTCGAGATCCGTTGGGATCCTGCGGGCGCGACGAAGACGGTTGCGATTGTGGGCAAGGGCATCACTTTCGATTCCGGTGGTATCAACCTCAAGCCTTCCGAGGGCCTTGACTGGATGAAGATGGACATGGGCGGCGCGGCGGCGGTGCTCGGCGTGATGAAGGCCGTGGCGGTGCTGAAGCCCAAGGTGGCCGTGCGCGGCTACATCGCCTCTGCGGAGAACATGCCCGACGGGAACGCCACGCGTCCCGGCGACGTGGTGCGTCACTATGGAGGCAAGACGGTGGAGGTCGGCAACACCGACGCGGAAGGTCGCCTGGTGCTGGCCGACGCGATCGTCTACGCGCGCGAGCGCGGTGCCGATCTGATCGTCGACATCGCGACGCTGACCGGCGCCTGCATGATTGCCGTCGGCCATCACATCTTCGGAGTTATGGGTTCGTCCAAGACCGATGTGCGCAGAGTGCTCGACGCGGCCGAGCGCGCCGGTGAGCCTGCATGGGAGTTGCCGTTGTTTCCCGGCTACCGGTCGGCGTTGGACAGCGATATCGCCGATCTGCGCAACATCACGAACAAGAACATCGGTGGGGGAGCGATCACTGCCGGATTGTTCTTGAAGGAGTTCGCGGACGACACTCCCTGGGTCCACCTGGACATCGCCGGTCCCGCCAAGACCGATGCGGACGACTTTGAGCGCCCCAAGGGGGCGACCGGCGTGGGTGTTCGGACGCTGCTCGAACTCGTTACGTCTCTGTAA
- a CDS encoding enoyl-CoA hydratase-related protein → MSETLRYETSEGVATITMNRPDKLNAVNAELASALRDRLAEAATSPFVRCVLLTGTGRAFCSGADLSEIPLNPDGFPMDLGTVLRTRYNPIIRSIAGMEKPVVAAVNGVAAGAGCSLALACDFRIAGDSAEFLQAFVRIGLIADAGAHYFLTRLVGAGKAAELLMLGETVGATEAERLGLVTKVVPSARLAEEARAFAERLARGPTRAHGLTKKALHFGSRHGLDATLDFEADLQRAVAHTADSTEGVMAFLQKRAANFEGR, encoded by the coding sequence ATGAGCGAAACGTTGCGCTACGAGACGTCGGAGGGCGTCGCGACGATCACGATGAATCGTCCGGACAAGCTCAACGCAGTCAATGCCGAACTGGCTTCGGCACTCCGCGACCGGCTCGCCGAAGCCGCAACCAGTCCCTTCGTACGCTGCGTCCTTCTCACCGGCACCGGACGAGCATTCTGCTCGGGGGCGGACTTGTCGGAAATCCCACTGAACCCGGACGGCTTCCCGATGGACCTAGGCACCGTGCTTCGAACGCGCTACAACCCGATCATTCGGTCGATCGCCGGCATGGAGAAACCGGTCGTTGCGGCGGTGAACGGCGTCGCCGCCGGCGCCGGATGCTCGCTGGCGCTGGCGTGCGATTTCCGCATCGCCGGCGACTCCGCGGAGTTCCTCCAGGCCTTTGTTCGGATCGGCCTGATCGCCGACGCCGGCGCACACTACTTCCTCACGCGATTGGTCGGAGCCGGAAAGGCCGCAGAGTTGCTGATGCTCGGGGAAACAGTAGGAGCGACCGAAGCCGAGCGACTCGGACTCGTCACCAAAGTCGTCCCCTCGGCGCGCCTGGCCGAGGAGGCGCGCGCCTTCGCGGAACGGCTGGCGCGCGGCCCGACGCGCGCGCACGGACTCACGAAGAAGGCACTCCACTTCGGGTCTCGCCACGGACTGGACGCCACGCTGGACTTCGAAGCGGACCTGCAGCGCGCGGTTGCCCACACAGCCGACAGCACCGAAGGCGTCATGGCATTCCTTCAGAAGCGCGCGGCCAATTTCGAGGGCCGCTGA